In Apteryx mantelli isolate bAptMan1 chromosome 16, bAptMan1.hap1, whole genome shotgun sequence, a single genomic region encodes these proteins:
- the SOCS1 gene encoding suppressor of cytokine signaling 1, which translates to MVAHSKVSADNAVAADPRCLLDPPARDRSQARVYHGPGRPSTVQAQSNTHFRTFRSQADFSSITRASTLLDACGFYWGPLSVNAAHEKLKSEPEGTFLIRDSTQKNCFFAISVKTATGPTSIRINFQTGRFSLDGSKESFDCLFKLLEHYISSPRKVLVTPLRKVRVQPLQELCRKSIVKTFGRENLSQIPLNPVLKDYLKSFPFQI; encoded by the coding sequence ATGGTAGCGCACAGCAAGGTGTCAGCAGATAATGCAGTTGCAGCAGACCCGAGATGTCTACTTGACCCTCCAGCACGGGATCGTTCGCAGGCTCGAGTCTACCACGGCCCTGGCCGGCCCAGCACTGTGCAGGCGCAGAGCAACACGCACTTCCGAACCTTCCGCTCTCAGGCGGATTTCAGTAGCATCACGCGGGCGAGCACCCTGCTGGACGCCTGCGGCTTCTACTGGGGACCGCTGTCTGTCAACGCTGCCCATGAGAAGCTGAAGTCGGAGCCTGAGGGCACCTTCCTCATCAGGGACAGCACGCAGAAGAACTGCTTCTTTGCCATCAGTGTTAAGACTGCGACTGGACCCACCAGCATCCGAATAAACTTTCAGACTGGGCGTTTCAGCCTGGATGGCAGCAAGGAGAGTTTTGACTGTCTTTTTAAGCTGCTGGAACATTACATAAGCTCCCCCAGGAAGGTACTGGTTACCCCCCTGCGCAAAGTCCGTGTGCAGCCCTTGCAGGAACTCTGCCGGAAGAGCATCGTGAAAACTTTTGGAAGGGAAAATTTAAGCCAGATCCCTCTCAATCCAGTTTTAAAGGACTATCTGAAATCCTTCCCATTTCAGATATAA